The window GTTACTACAAGCTTGTTCCTACCGACGGATCGCCGCTGCTGGAAATTAGTGGTGTAAAAATGCATATATCAAAGGGCACCGACCCTTTTGTTAGTGCTTCTGAAATGGCGCAACAGGCGGTGCGCAGTGGCGACAAGGTACTCGATTGTTGCAGCGGACTGGGTTATGCGGCCATTGCTGCTCACCGATTAGGCGCCAGCGAAGTGCTTACTATTGAGCTGAGCTCATCGGTAATGGGAGTACGTGCGCAAAATCCTTGGTCAAAAGATTTAGGCAAAAAGGGAATTGTGCAACGTCAGGGCAGCAGCTTTGAGTTGATCACCACCATGGCCGATAGCTCCTTTGATTCGGTTATTCACGATCCACCGCGTTTTTCGCTGGCCGGCGAGCTTTATAGTGAAGAGTTCTATAGCGAGATCTTTCGGGTGTTACGTCGCGACGGACGGCTTTTCCATTACACCGGCAACCCACATGTCGTAAAGAAAGGCAGCAGTTTTGTTGACGGCGTTATTCGTCGGCTTAAAGCCGCTGGTTTTAAGCGCGTGGTAAAGGTTGAGCATTTGATGGGAGTCAGTGCGCAAAAATAATAAGATAAAAGGGGCGGTGATAGCTTGTTACTGGTTAG is drawn from Gammaproteobacteria bacterium and contains these coding sequences:
- a CDS encoding methyltransferase domain-containing protein, which encodes MLEYYLHTTNARQALEAIAKGQSSVRISADLNITEQDFAISDQGLVLDEDNLLSISELKKIVKKTQRIYLCTDGEMDPIEDRSAGYYKLVPTDGSPLLEISGVKMHISKGTDPFVSASEMAQQAVRSGDKVLDCCSGLGYAAIAAHRLGASEVLTIELSSSVMGVRAQNPWSKDLGKKGIVQRQGSSFELITTMADSSFDSVIHDPPRFSLAGELYSEEFYSEIFRVLRRDGRLFHYTGNPHVVKKGSSFVDGVIRRLKAAGFKRVVKVEHLMGVSAQK